The Zingiber officinale cultivar Zhangliang chromosome 9A, Zo_v1.1, whole genome shotgun sequence genome window below encodes:
- the LOC122020850 gene encoding uncharacterized protein LOC122020850, which yields MATFKIQSCVLLLLLVSALTLSSADSPGSEQPSAYEMLEKFDFPKGILPEGVQSYELKGDGSFTVFLAGDCKFKVDGGYVLKYGRKITGKVEAGALTNLNGVSVKILFAWFSIGSVARSDAALNFYVGPLSASFPVSNFEECPSCSCGFDCATAAAALSAES from the coding sequence ATGGCTACCTTCAAAATTCAATCTtgcgtcctcctcctcctcctcgtctcCGCCCTAACCCTCTCCTCCGCCGACTCGCCGGGCTCCGAGCAACCCTCCGCCTACGAGATGCTCGAGAAGTTCGATTTCCCCAAGGGCATCCTTCCGGAGGGCGTGCAGAGCTATGAGCTGAAGGGCGACGGGAGCTTCACGGTGTTCCTGGCCGGCGATTGCAAGTTCAAGGTGGACGGCGGGTACGTGCTCAAGTACGGTAGGAAGATCACTGGGAAGGTGGAAGCCGGGGCGCTGACCAACCTGAACGGGGTCAGCGTCAAGATCCTCTTCGCTTGGTTCAGCATCGGCAGCGTCGCGCGGAGCGACGCCGCCCTCAACTTCTACGTCGGCCCGCTCTCCGCTTCCTTCCCCGTCTCCAACTTCGAGGAATGCCCAAGCTGCAGCTGCGGTTTCGACTgcgccaccgccgccgccgccctgTCGGCCGAATCATGA